DNA sequence from the Nicotiana tomentosiformis chromosome 3, ASM39032v3, whole genome shotgun sequence genome:
tggtggtggaatgaagtggcccaaggtaaagtggaagcaaagaaggcggcgtacctgaagttagtgagGAGTAGGTGAGGAGGAgtaggtgaggaggagaggcgagtgtgcatggaTAGGTATAAGGCAgataggaaggaggctaagctggtggtcacagaggctaagactgtgGCGTAAGGTCGTATGTACGAGAAATTGGGGGGAAAAGGTGGGGAGAATAAGTTATTCCGgttggccaagttgagagagaggaaggctcgggatttggagcaagtgagatgcatcaaggacgaagatggttgagtattgatggaagatgcccagattaagaggagatggcagacttactttcgtAAACTTCtggaatgaagaaggggatcgggatattgtgctaggcgaattggagcattccgagagtcaccgtgactttgggtactgcaggcgtatcgaggttgaggaggtcgtgggagctatgcgtaagatgagtaggggcagagcgaccgggccagatgagattctggtggaattttggaagtgtgtggggagagaaggtttggagtggttgattaggttatttaatattatttttaaggggaaaatgatgccggatgagtggaggtagagtacggtggttccattgtataagaacaaaggtgatatccagagttataacaattataggggtatcaaattactgagtcataccatgaaagtgtggcagagggtggttgaagcgagggtgaggatgacggtgtttgtatccgacaaccagttcggatTCATGCCGGGTCATtctactacagaagctatacaccttgttagaaggttggtggaactatacaaaGAGAGGAAGAGGATCTGCACATGGTTTTTATTaacctagagaaagcatatgacaaggttcctagagaaattctctggagatgcctggaggcaaaaggtgcgTCGGTTCcatacattatggcgattaaggacatgtatgatggggctaagactagggttaggacagtaggaggcgactctgagcattttccggttgtaatggggctacaccaaggttctgcgctcagtccgttcttattcgccctagtgatggacgcgttaacacaccatatgcaaggggatgtgccatggtgcatgctattcgccgatgacatagttttgattgatgagtcgcgagccggtgttaacgagaggctggaggtttggagacaggctcttgagtctaagggtttcaagctgagaaggacgaagacggaatacctggagtgcaagttcagcgctgagccatgggaagtgggcgtggatgtgaggcttgattcgcaggtcatcccgagtagaggcagcatcaagtaccttggttcggttatccaggggggaggggagatggacgaggatgtcacacaccgtattggggtaggatggatgaagtggaggttagcatctggagtcctgtatgacaagagagtgccaccgatactcaaaggtaagttttataaagtggtggttagaccggccatgatgtatggggctgagtgttggcctgttaagaactcacatatccagaagatcaaagtagcagagatgaggatgttgcggtggatgtgcgggcacactaagatagataagattaggaattatgatattcgggagaaggtgcatgtggctcccattgatgacaagatgcgggaagcgaggcttagatggttcggacatgttcagaggagaagcccagatgttctggtacggaggtgtgagcagttgGTTACAGAGGGCATGAGAAGAGGTAAAGggtggcctaagaagtattggggagaggtgatcaggcaggatatggcgaggctccagatttccgaggacatgacacttgataggaagatgtggaggtcgagtattagggttgtacgttaggaggtagttgagtcgtgccttacttcgtaacatggtgggactagccatgtaggtttatgataactagtgggaatgttgtggcttactatttttcttttcagtgcaggtcctatttactagctatcgcttttgctttacatctttcttctagattttatgaggttcctatttttcttatgactgttgtggtgatactaatatttactaatattgtctccctttactttgcatatttcttctggatttcatggtgttcctatttttcctatgattgttgttgtgatactaatattgtatCCCTTTTTGTcccttttgtcttcttttttttagccgagggtctttcggaaacaacctctctactccttcggggtaggggtaagatctgcgtacacactaccctccccagaccccattagtgggattttactaggttgttgttgttattgttaggcttacctagttttagagactaggtaccatcacgacgaatttggggtcgtgacaccatgGGAAAAGGATTCTTGAAGTTTCCAGTCCTAAGCTCAATGAAACAATGGTTGGAACAACCAGCGATAAAGAAGTTATTCCGACGAAATTTCAATGAAATTTAACTGAATTGGTGATACGAGAGACAAGAGGAGGTATTTCCGATGGAGAGGGCACAAAATGAGCTCACAAATTCAAAGTAGTACACCAATGAAGGAGCGAGTGGAAAATTGGATTGAAGCAATAAAAACTGTGGTTACAGGGGGGAAACAATCATGGGCAAACGAGGTTGAACTTGCTGAGAAGAGCGCAGGTAAGGTATCTGAATCTAGGGCATCCGTTTAGGATAATTTTGATATATTAAAAATAATGAATGATGGCTTTAAGCTTGAGTTCGTTAACCCTACTACTATGGGGGAACAAAAGACAGTGGAAATTGAAGATGACGATATTGTTACATAGATCGAGTACTGGAGTAATGCTATAGTGTGCTATTTATTAGGAGCACACCCTCCATTTGCAGTCCTAAATGGTTACATACAAAGAAATTGGGGGAAGTTGGGAATTAACAAAATAGTAATGATGAAGAATGGTATAGTCCTGGTCAGATTTGAGAATGAAGAGGGAAAGAATGAAGTCATTCAAGGAGTAATATATCATTTTGATAACAAACCATTTATTGTGAAGGCTTGGAATGCAGACATGGAATTTACTCGCGAGGAACTATTTTCAGTTCCTATTTGGGTCAAATTGTCGGGGTTGGATTTTAAGTACTGGAGTGCAAAGCAAAATTGGTAGCTTAATAGGGAAACCTCTCATGGTGGACAATAATACTGAAAAGAAATTTGAATTGAACTTTGCAAAATTGTTAGTTGAAGTGAGAGTTGGGGAAAAATTACCAGAGCTGATTTACTTTAGAAATGAGAAAGGTTTTGTGATTGAACAAAGAGTAACATATGAGTGGAGGCCTTCTATATGCTCTAGCTGTAACAAATATGGGCATACATAAGATATCTGCAGGAAAAACAAGGCAACAATAGAAGCCAAGAAACAGGAAGCAAGCAACCAAAAAAGGTGATTCAACAGAATGCTGACAATGAGGTGAATATAGTAAAAACACATGAGGATAAGGGGAGAAAAGAAATAGGGATGGAGGAAATGCATGGGAGATGGCAAAGGCAGAATCCTTGGAGGGGACATCAGGGAAGGGTGCAACCTCATAAATCAGTCAATTAGTCACATTCAGTGGTGCATGTGGCTAATACATTCCAAAACCTCAAGAAGGACAAGGCAGAGACAAGTACTAATAATGGATTAGGGAAATGAGGGAGTGGTACCATCTTCCCTATAGGGGATGGTTAAACTATTGAGTTGGAATACAAGAGGCCTCAGTGGCCTCAGTAAGTAGAAAGAGGTCAAACTCTTCTACACTGATCAGAATGTTGGATTAGTTAGGTTACTAGAAACTAGAATAAAAAGTAATAAGATGGAGAATATTATAAATTCTATGTTTGTAGGGTAGCAATATTATAGCAATCATATTTCACACTACAATGGTAGAATTGTGGTAGTATGAAAACCAGAATGGTATGAGGTGAGGATCATTAATGAGACTGCACAGTCAATACCTTGCGAAGTAAAGTATATCCCTATGCAAATCACATTCATGGTCACATTTGTGTATGCACATAATCTCAGATATGAGAGGAGAGCATTGTGGGAGTATGTTCACCAGATAAGTTTAGGATGTCAGCTTCTATGGATACTCATGGGAGACTTCAATGCAGTACTTCAACAGGAAAATAGAATTGGAGGGAACGAAGTAACACTTAGTGAGGTGGTGGACTTTCAAGAATGTATAGATAAATGCATACTTATGGAGTTACCTAGCAATAGATACAAGTACTCATGGAATAACAAGCAGGGGGCTAATAGAATCTGCTAAAAAATAGATTGGGTATTTGTTAATGGGGAATGGATAGATACAATGCAACAATATAAGACTCACGCACTTCCAGAAGGGGTCAGTGACCATTGTCCATTTGTGGTAGAGATGATCCAGACACAGGAAAAGAAGGGGAAAGCTTTCAGATACTGCAATATGTGGAGTAAACACCCAGATTTCCTACACATTGTTGCAGAGGGGTGGGCAATGCAAGTGGAAGGGTGTAAGATATATCAGGTAGTAAAAAGGTTAAAAGCTTTGAAACAGAAACTCAGAATATTACACAAGAGAAACTTTAGCTATGTAATAAATGAAGCTAATAAAGATAGGGAGGAAGTGTATAAATTGCAAGCTATGCTACAACAAACACCACTAGATCAAAATCTTCAGCAGCAAGAGAAATATGCAAGGGATAAGTTCATGGAGTCATCACTTATGGCTGAAAATTTCTTGATGCAGAGAAGTAAGGCCACATGGATTAGACTTCGGGATGATAATACCAAGTACTTCTTCTCCATTATTAAACAGAGAAGATTAGTACAATCAGTGACTCAAATTAATGATGAGTTGAATTAACTACAAACAAATCCTGAGAAGATTGTTGATGTGTTTGTCAGCTACTATAAGAAACTATTAGGTTCTAATGGAGGGACTAGGGGAAAGGCATGTCATGGGTTCTTAAAATAAGGACATGTATTGTCTTTACAACAGCAATTAGGTTTGATAAAGGGTGTAACTGCACAAGAGATCAAGAAAGCAATGTTTAGTATCAATGTCAATAAGAGTCCTGGGCCAGATGGGTATGGTGTAGGGTTCTATAGAGATGCATGGAAAGTGGTTGGCAAAGATATCACTGATGTTGTGATAGAATTCTCCAGCAATGGATAAATGCTTAATCAGCTTAATGCTACTAAGATAAATTTGATACCTAAGGTGACTAATCTAACAAAATCTAGCTAATTTCAACCTATTTCTTGTTGTAATGTGCTCTACAAGTGTATATCGAATGTTATGTGCAACAGTCTTACCGAGGTGCTTCCTACTATAGTAAGTGAAAATCAAGCAGCATTTGTGAAGGGAAGGTCTTTAGTTCATAATGTTCTTATGTGTAGTGATTTACTAAGACACTAAAATAGGAAAACTATCCCTAGATGTCTAATGAAGATTGATTTAAGGAAGGCGTATGATATGATAGAATGGGAGTTCATTGAAGAAATGTTAAAGGGATATGGCTTTCCTCCAAAGTTTACTCAGTTGGTCATGGCATGTGTAACAACGACAAAGTTCCGAGTAAAGGTTAATGAAGAGGGGTATGGTTATTTTGAAGGGAAGAGAGGTCTAAGATAAGGGGATCCAATATCCCCCTTGCTCTTTGTTATGGTGATGGAATATCTTTCTAGGATTCTAAAGAGGACGAGCCAGCTGCCAGATTTTAGATACCACTCAATATGCAAGGAACAACAACTTACTCACCTGACATTTGCAGATGATCTAATGTTGTTTTGTAAAGGGAATGAAGCAGCGGTAATGAGAATAATGGAAGCACTTAAGCACTTCTCAGAGACCATAGGTCTGGAGGCAAATACAGAAAAGTTTGTAGGGGTGGATGATGAATTAAAACAAAAACTTTTGGACATCATAGGCTACTCGAGCGGCACATTTCCTATGAGATATCTTGGTCTTACCTTATTACCATAGAGGGGGAGTAAATGGATTGTCACCAACTATGTGTGAAGATCACTGAGAAGCTGACCACAATATCaaataggcacatgtcttatgcAGGGAGGCTACAGGTGGTTGTGTCTTTCCAATTTTCACTGCATAATTTTTTGGGGGCAGTGTTCACCCTCTCACAAAGTGTGCTAAAGGAAGTAGTTAAGAAATGTAGGTACTTCTTATGGGGAAGCACTACAGAGAAGAAAAGGATACCTTTAGTAGCATGGGAGAAAGTGTGTCGACCTAAGCACCAAGGTGGGTTGAATATCAAGAACTGCAAACTGTGGAATATAGCTTATATTGGAAAGTTAGTATGGTTACTTATTAACAAGAATGAACTACTATGGGTGAAATGGGTACATGGCATCTATATGAGAGCAAATGATGATTTTTTGCACACATCAACCAACACATGATAGTAGCTGGTATTAGAGGAAGCTACACGGTATCAAGCAACTAATAAAGGGGTGGTACAGTAATGACAGCTATTGCCTCACAAGTAGTGGGAGGTACTCGGTCTCAACAGGGTATAACTAACTAGTAGGAGAAAGCCTAAAGTGGAATGTTGCTGATTTGATTTGGAACAGAATTATGCAACCCAAGAACAGGTTTATACTATGGCTGGCAATGCAGAAGAAGCTATTAACAAAGGATAGAATCATTGGCATGGGAATTCCATGTAGAGATGGAGCATGTGGATTATGTGAGTTGAATAGTCTTGAAGATGTACAACACTTGCTTTTACAGTGTATATGGGCAAAAAAGGTGTGGGAAGGAGTGAAGGAATGGACAGGAGAACATGTTACACAGCATGATATCATGACCACATCGTTGAACATCAAGCGTTGAACATCAAGCGCAGAAGATGGAGTAAATTCGGGAAGGAAGTGATGGCATATATGGCAGAGTAtgaacttatttttctttagaaaacagaaagttagtaaggATTTTGTAATACAATAAATAAAGAGTATAGTTATAGAGATGATTCAAATGTATAGAAGGGAAAACGAACTAGGATGTGCTAAGATTTCATTGAACAAATTTGTAATTAGACTGCGAGACCTACTGTTGTCAGTAGTGCGTAGCTGGTGCTTGGGTGCTCTTTAGGTGTATGTGTTAATGTGGTTTGTAAATGGTAATATTCACAGTTATTACCAAAAAAGTATAatatattgaatatgtttcctctCGTATGATTtggatttatctttttgaatatttaatcttctatacactttattcttgagtctcaacttggttaatatctttccactcgtttaatttatattttctttatctttgcttagtttctttttcgCTAGTATataatagttgatggatctatactctggccatctttcatgttttcttaatgcATCACCCTTTCAACATTAAAAATATCTATAGAGTTTTgttaagtcctataaaagtatgTATATTATTACATTTTACTTgt
Encoded proteins:
- the LOC104091459 gene encoding uncharacterized protein; this translates as MQQYKTHALPEGVSDHCPFVVEMIQTQEKKGKAFRYCNMWSKHPDFLHIVAEGWAMQVEGCKIYQVVKRLKALKQKLRILHKRNFSYVINEANKDREEVYKLQAMLQQTPLDQNLQQQEKYARDKFMESSLMAENFLMQRSKATWIRLRDDNTKYFFSIIKQRRLVQSQLGLIKGVTAQEIKKAMFSINVNKSPGPDGYGVGFYRDAWKVVGKDITDVVIEFSSNG
- the LOC138908587 gene encoding uncharacterized protein, which gives rise to MKIDLRKAYDMIEWEFIEEMLKGYGFPPKFTQLVMACVTTTKFRVKVNEEGILKRTSQLPDFRYHSICKEQQLTHLTFADDLMLFCKGNEAAVMRIMEALKHFSETIGLEANTEKFVGVDDELKQKLLDIIGYSSGTFPMRYLGLTLLP